CCCAATGCGCAAGGATTTTGATACGCTGAAATACTCCCAGGAAACCTATTTTCCCCGCTCCGGAAGAAAACATTACGATCCTCAAAATTATATGAAACAAAAGCTGTACCCGGACAAGGAACCGGAATAATCACAGAGGTTTTATGGAAGATTTTAATCGAGATAAATTTCCCCCTATCGTCAATGGAAAACCGATCATAGACCTTGATTCTCAGAAATTTTTGAAGGTTTGGCAGGGTCCTCAACACCCGGGTGTTACCGGTAATATGGCTCTGGAAGTGACACTTAGCGGAGATGAAGTTGTTGATCTAAAAACTCATGTCGGATACCTCCATCGCGGATTTGAAAAACTGATGGAACGAAGGAAATATTTGCAATGCTTCACTATCGTATGCAGAATCTGTGTGCCCGAACCTGATACGAACGAATATGTTTTTGCTGCTGCTGTTGAGGATCTTGCAGGTATTAAGGTTCCTGAAAAAGCACTCTGGCTTAGAACGCTAACCCTTGAAATGTCTCGTCTGGCGAGTTTTCTTATGTGGATCGGCGGTCAGGCAGGTTCTCTTGGAATGGGTACGATTGCCCAATGGACTGTCGCCCAGCGCGATTACATTCTCGACCTTTTTGAAGAATTAACAGGAGGAAGAGTGTATCACATGTATATCGTTCCGGGTGGTGTACGTGGCGATGTTCCTGAAGGCTTTTTCGAACATGTTGAAGATGTAATGAAAGGTGTGGAAAAGGTACTCGCTGATGTAGAAATTGCCCTGCTCAACAATGCAATTTTCAAAAAAAGAGCAAAAGGACTCGGTATTATTTCACAAGACATGGTCGATGAATATGGCATCGTGGGACCGAATGCACGTGCAGCAGGATTCGTAAGAGATATCCGAAAGGACACACCCTATGCTGCATATGACCAGCTGGATTTCACTGTGATAACAGGAACAAAATCTGATGCTCTTGAACGAACATACGTACGCTTTCAGGAAATGCTGCAATGTGTGTCTCTCATACGACAAATTGCTAGGAGGATACCGAAAAAGGGAGCATTGTATACACAAATACCCAATCCGCTTCACTGGAAAATTCCTGCCGGCGAAACGTATATTCGGGCTGAAGCGTCACGGGGAGAATATGGTTATTACATGGTTTCCGATGGTTCTGAATATCCAAGAAGAGTACAAGTACGTGGACCAAGTTATACCCATGCAATCGCAGTTTTGGAAGAACTGGCTGTCGGAACGAACCTGGCCGACCTCGCAGGACTGATGGTCTCCCTTCATACCTGCCCACCAGAAATCGAGAGGTAATCATGAAATTGAAAGACTGGATTTCACCTTTTTATGTATGGAAACGCGCATTTGAAAAACCCTTTACAGTTCCAAAACCTCTGGATGAAAGACCCGGGTCTTCACGATATAGAGGATTTCATAAGAATGATCTTGAAAAATGCATAGGATGCGGAACCTGCTCCTCGATCTGTCAAAATCATGCAATCGACATGGTCCCTGTGGAAGGCATTGAAACAACCAAAGGTGACAGCGGATTACGTCCGAGGATTGATTACGGACGCTGCTGCTGGTGTGCACTATGTGTCGACATCTGCCCGACAACATCGCTTTCTATGAGCAACGAATATTTATGGATAGACACTGATGCAGAAGTATTCAGATTTATACCGGGTGCAGAAAATAAACCATGGGATAATGTACAGGAAGGTTATACACGAGAAGAATCATATCATATTGTTGATCCTGAGCGTGTTACAATGGAAATGCTACCTCCGGATGAGCGTGTTAAATCATTCCTTGAAATGGTTAAAGGATACTCAAGAGAACAAGCCCAGAAAGAAGCTGACCGTTGTATCCAATGTGGAATCTGCACCGCTACCTGTCCTGCTCATATGGATATTCCCGGATATATTAAAGCTGTTCGAGAAAACAATATAAAAGACGGTCTTAAGCTCATGTATGAGACCAATCCTATGCCTGCAATGTGCGGACGTGTCTGCACACACCAGTGTGAGGACGTTTGCGCATTAGGTCATTCCGGTGATCCTATTTCGATCCGATGGCTCAAGCGATACCTTGCAGATCAGGTTGAGCTTGATGACTATGCAAAAGCAATGCTGGTCGCGATAGATTCAAACGGAAAGCATGTCGCCATTATCGGGGCTGGACCCGGCGGTTTGAGCGCTGCTTATTATTTGCGATTATTGGGTTATGATATTACAATTTATGAAGCCAAAGACTATGCAGGCGGCATGACGCGATACGGAATCCCTGAATATCGTCTCCCCTATGACCAGCTTGATAAAGACATATCATATATTCTTTCACTCGGTATAAACATTCAGTATAATACCCGTGTAGGTGAAGACATCACTTTCGAACAGGTATATACTTCATTTGATGCAGTCTTGATTTCAGTCGGATTACTTACTCCCTACAAGATGGAAATTCCCGGAGAAGAACTGCCCGGCAACATCTCAGGACTTGAAGTTCTTGATATGGTAACGAGAGGTGAAAAAGTATATTTTGGAAATAGAGTAGCTGTGATCGGTGGCGGAAACGTCGCCATGGATGCTGCACGAACCGCTCGAACTTTTGGTGCAGATGTCACACTTTTATATAGAAGAAGGATCGAGGATATGCCTGCTGACGAAGAAGAGATCATCGATGCGGAGCATGAAAAAGTGGAGTTTATCACACAAGCAATACCACTTCGTATCGAACAAACTGAGGATAACAAGCTTCGTTTTATCTTTGGTTTGGCAGAAATGGTCGATCAGGGAGACGAAAAGAGACCACGGCCTGTTCTCATAGAAGGTAAAGAACATTCGATCGATGTAGATATGGTGATCTCGGCAATCGGTCAAGGTGCAGATTTTTCATTCCTTCCAATGCATTATGAAGCACTTTTCAGCAGAAGGAATCAATTGAAGATCGATGAATTTTGCAGAACAAACGATCCAAAAATATTCGCTGCAGGCGACATTGCAAACAAAACAAAAGATGCAATCAGCGCCATTGCTGATGGACATCGTGCAGCAAAAACGATCGATCATATGCTACAAAAAGAAGGAATATAATTATGTTTACGGATTCTGGATTGATCTCATACGGCCTACTTCCTCTCCTTATATTTCTCTCTCGTATCTTTGATGTTTCGCTGGGCACGCTCCGCATCATCTTTGTCAATCGGGGGATGAAGTTCCTTGCTCCCATCATCGGCTTTTTTGAAGTGTTCATCTGGCTGGTGGTGATCGGACAGATCATGCAGAATCTTACGAATATCACAAATTATATTGCTTATGCCGGCGGGTTTGCTATGGGCAATTTCGTGGGAATCCTTCTCGAACAAAAACTTGCAATGGGAATCGTTCTCCTTCGTATCATCACGATGAAAAAAGCAAAGGAACTGATAGTGTATTTCCGCGGACTTGGCTATCGTGTGACCCACGTTCCTGCAGAAGCAAACGACGGAAAAGTAGAGATCATCTTTATCCCTATCAAAAGAAAGGATATTAGATCTGTTATCGAAGCAATACGAAAATATAACGAGAACGCGCTTTACACATTTGAGGATGTTCGAGCTATCAGCGAATGGGCAATACCTGGAAGAAAAAAACGTCATCTTGTACCCTCTTTCAAAGCATATCCGCACTTGTTCAAATTTAAACGCAAAAGCAAGTAATGCCCTCCCGAAAATACAAAGCTCTTATCTTTGACCTCGGTAATGTCATCATTGATATTTCCCCAAAAAATGCCTGCGATTACTGGGCAAAGGTCAACGGAATACTACCAGGACAGTTATATCTTCGCTTCCCCTTTGATGATGTTTATGCACAATTCGAACGCGGTGAGATATCTCCTGATTTTTTTAGATCTCATGTTACTCAATGTCTTGAAATTGAACTTACTCCACAGCAATTTGATGAAGGGTGGAGTATGATCTTGATAAAGATCAGGGATGGTATTTCAGAGCTTCTGCATAATCTGAGTAAACATTATCGAGTATTTGCGTTATCGAACACGAATGAAATACACGTTCCCATGTGGCAGGAAATGTGTACGCCGATTCTTCCTTATTTTGAGAAAATATTTTCATCAAATGAGATCGGTTTCCGCAAACCGGAGAAAGAATCGTTTGTCCATGTGCTTGATTATTTAGATCTTGTACCGGAAGAAGTTATCTTTTTGGATGATAATTATGAAAATGTGATTGCTGCAGAAGAGATCGGCATGAAAGCAGTTCATGTTATCGATTATGAACAAATGATGAAGGAGCTTACAAAAATCGGGATTATGTGATCAACACGATCTGAACATCACATACATTTGTACCGGTATATCCCGTTTTGAACAAATAACCGCAGGAATCGAAAAATGTATAGGAATCGTTCCTGCTCAAATATTCACTGATTGAGATACCTTTTAATTTTACAGTCTGTGCGATTTCCGAGGATGCAAAAGCACCTGCTGCATCGGTTGGTCCGTCATTGCCATCTGTACTCGCAGAAAGAAAATATATTCCTTGCGAATCTCCAGGATTTCTTTCCATTTCCTCAAGAAATGCCAATGCCATTTCCTGGTTCCTTCCACCTTTTCCCCCACCTTGAACATTCACTGTTGTCTCACCACCACTTATAAGTATAACCGGTTTTTTTCGGATTTTGTCATATTTAATCTTAAGTGCTTCTCCGTAAAGCTCTCTGCCTGCAGCACGGCTTTCTCCTTTAATCCATTTATCTATTACAATAGACGTGAAACCCAATTCCTTCGCTCTATTTTTAAGAGCATTCAATACTTTTGCATTGTTCCCTATGATCACATTCGTTGTTTTATCAAAAACAAGTTTTTCGGATTTTGGTGTTTCTAAAATTTTGTCATTAACACCCCACTCAAAGATCTTCATGACCTTTTCGGGCATTTTTTCTTTGATATCATACTTCTCAATGATCCAGAGTACATCCTCAAAAAAGGTTTCATCATAGGTGGTCAGTCCTGAGCCTATCACATCGATCCGGTCGAGTTCGTCATCCGAAAGAATGAGATTGAGTGCTGTGGCAGGATACATCCATGCAGAAAGATACCCACCCTTGATCATTGAAATATGCTTACGCACACAATTGATCTCTTCGATCGATGCACCGCAATGAAGAAGGAGCTTATTCACCTCGACAATATCCTCGAGAGAAAGTTTTACTTCCTCTCCATCTGCGAAATCAACTCTTGGTACTTCGACCAAAGCAGATGCTCCTCCAGAAATAAGAGAGATAAACAATGTTTTCTCTTTTGCTCTATGAGCCATAACCTGCAATGTAGTCCCGCAATTGACACTCCTCTCATCCGGAAAAGGATGCCCTGCCTCCATAACATGGATCATACCAATATTAAAATATTTTGCTTCTTTTGTTACGACCAAACCGCTTTTTATTGAATCACCAAGAATTTCATATATCCTTTCAGCCATGGATTCACTTGCTTTGCCTGCGCCAATAACGTAGATTTCATCGAATGTATCAAGATTGAACAATTTATAATCTTTCTCTGTTTTGAGAATAAGAGTATTTTTTTCTAAATTTAAATAATTATGTATTAAAGAGGTTGGCTCAACAGCTTCAATTCCTGCATAAAAAAGTTCTTTGAGTATATTCAGGTATTCCGAATGATTCATGGATGAATACCCAATCGTGCCAGGTCAGATACCAGTTTTTCATGCCCCTGGAAAAGAATGCTATGGATACCGCATTTTTTTGCTGTGGATATGTTTGATTCTGAATCATCAATAAAAATGCAGTTCTGTGCGTTGATATGCAAATCGTTCAGGATCTTTTGGAAATTGTGCTCCTCGTCTTTGATATGACCTGTCATAAACGAATAGAGTCGATACTTAAACATCTTGAGAAACTCATGATATTCTTCAATATATTCGATCCATTCCCTTGCATGATCGCTCAAGAGGATACAGGTATATTCCTCTGATAGTTTTACGATCAAGTCATCCATACAATCAAAAATATGATGAAAATTATTTCTGATAATTGTTGCAAGCTGTTTCTTCGAACAAGACCAGTTTTCGCGTTTGATCAGCCTGTTTAGATACTCATTTTCTGTCATTTTATTTTTACAGAGTAGTATAAGATTGTTCCCACCAAATTTTCTGAGTATCTGATCTTGGGGAACTCCTGTTAATGAACTTATCTCTTCCTCTATACCCACAAGTCCGGAAACGAGTACTTCGGACAGATCAAAGATAATATGAGTAATTTTTTTCATAAAAATAAGAAGAGAGGAACTTTCATTCCTCTCTAAAATTATTCGGTTGTTGGTCGTTTACGCAGTTTCAGTTTCCGGCGCAATGTCTTTTGAAAGAACGCTGTAGATATATGCTTTCACACCCATACCGATTGCAATCATGCATACTATACCAATGAATGTGAAGAGACCGCCAAGAAATCCCCAAATCTTATAGAAGATCGATACGAGAATAACAAAAATGATAATGACGATGACCATCAAAATGAATTCTCCGAGGAAGATATTCCACTTTTTGCCATAGGTGATCTCATTGCTTTTTCTCAGAGCTCCGAGAGGTTTGATACCTTTATCGAGGAAAAGATAGAATGCCTGTCCCCAGGCGACCTGCAATACGATACCGGGAATGATCATAAGCATAGAAGCAAAATAAATACCGATCATCAAGAAGCCGCCCAAAAGGAAGAATTCGCCGAAATTCTTTCGATATTTTGCATCAAAAATAACTGTTGGGGAGAAAGGTTCGCCCTTACTC
Above is a genomic segment from Candidatus Cloacimonadota bacterium containing:
- a CDS encoding DUF4147 domain-containing protein, which encodes MNHSEYLNILKELFYAGIEAVEPTSLIHNYLNLEKNTLILKTEKDYKLFNLDTFDEIYVIGAGKASESMAERIYEILGDSIKSGLVVTKEAKYFNIGMIHVMEAGHPFPDERSVNCGTTLQVMAHRAKEKTLFISLISGGASALVEVPRVDFADGEEVKLSLEDIVEVNKLLLHCGASIEEINCVRKHISMIKGGYLSAWMYPATALNLILSDDELDRIDVIGSGLTTYDETFFEDVLWIIEKYDIKEKMPEKVMKIFEWGVNDKILETPKSEKLVFDKTTNVIIGNNAKVLNALKNRAKELGFTSIVIDKWIKGESRAAGRELYGEALKIKYDKIRKKPVILISGGETTVNVQGGGKGGRNQEMALAFLEEMERNPGDSQGIYFLSASTDGNDGPTDAAGAFASSEIAQTVKLKGISISEYLSRNDSYTFFDSCGYLFKTGYTGTNVCDVQIVLIT
- a CDS encoding DUF2179 domain-containing protein; translated protein: MFTDSGLISYGLLPLLIFLSRIFDVSLGTLRIIFVNRGMKFLAPIIGFFEVFIWLVVIGQIMQNLTNITNYIAYAGGFAMGNFVGILLEQKLAMGIVLLRIITMKKAKELIVYFRGLGYRVTHVPAEANDGKVEIIFIPIKRKDIRSVIEAIRKYNENALYTFEDVRAISEWAIPGRKKRHLVPSFKAYPHLFKFKRKSK
- a CDS encoding HAD-IA family hydrolase; translated protein: MKKITHIIFDLSEVLVSGLVGIEEEISSLTGVPQDQILRKFGGNNLILLCKNKMTENEYLNRLIKRENWSCSKKQLATIIRNNFHHIFDCMDDLIVKLSEEYTCILLSDHAREWIEYIEEYHEFLKMFKYRLYSFMTGHIKDEEHNFQKILNDLHINAQNCIFIDDSESNISTAKKCGIHSILFQGHEKLVSDLARLGIHP
- a CDS encoding HAD family phosphatase, encoding MPSRKYKALIFDLGNVIIDISPKNACDYWAKVNGILPGQLYLRFPFDDVYAQFERGEISPDFFRSHVTQCLEIELTPQQFDEGWSMILIKIRDGISELLHNLSKHYRVFALSNTNEIHVPMWQEMCTPILPYFEKIFSSNEIGFRKPEKESFVHVLDYLDLVPEEVIFLDDNYENVIAAEEIGMKAVHVIDYEQMMKELTKIGIM
- a CDS encoding NADH-quinone oxidoreductase subunit D; the encoded protein is MEDFNRDKFPPIVNGKPIIDLDSQKFLKVWQGPQHPGVTGNMALEVTLSGDEVVDLKTHVGYLHRGFEKLMERRKYLQCFTIVCRICVPEPDTNEYVFAAAVEDLAGIKVPEKALWLRTLTLEMSRLASFLMWIGGQAGSLGMGTIAQWTVAQRDYILDLFEELTGGRVYHMYIVPGGVRGDVPEGFFEHVEDVMKGVEKVLADVEIALLNNAIFKKRAKGLGIISQDMVDEYGIVGPNARAAGFVRDIRKDTPYAAYDQLDFTVITGTKSDALERTYVRFQEMLQCVSLIRQIARRIPKKGALYTQIPNPLHWKIPAGETYIRAEASRGEYGYYMVSDGSEYPRRVQVRGPSYTHAIAVLEELAVGTNLADLAGLMVSLHTCPPEIER
- a CDS encoding FAD-dependent oxidoreductase codes for the protein MKLKDWISPFYVWKRAFEKPFTVPKPLDERPGSSRYRGFHKNDLEKCIGCGTCSSICQNHAIDMVPVEGIETTKGDSGLRPRIDYGRCCWCALCVDICPTTSLSMSNEYLWIDTDAEVFRFIPGAENKPWDNVQEGYTREESYHIVDPERVTMEMLPPDERVKSFLEMVKGYSREQAQKEADRCIQCGICTATCPAHMDIPGYIKAVRENNIKDGLKLMYETNPMPAMCGRVCTHQCEDVCALGHSGDPISIRWLKRYLADQVELDDYAKAMLVAIDSNGKHVAIIGAGPGGLSAAYYLRLLGYDITIYEAKDYAGGMTRYGIPEYRLPYDQLDKDISYILSLGINIQYNTRVGEDITFEQVYTSFDAVLISVGLLTPYKMEIPGEELPGNISGLEVLDMVTRGEKVYFGNRVAVIGGGNVAMDAARTARTFGADVTLLYRRRIEDMPADEEEIIDAEHEKVEFITQAIPLRIEQTEDNKLRFIFGLAEMVDQGDEKRPRPVLIEGKEHSIDVDMVISAIGQGADFSFLPMHYEALFSRRNQLKIDEFCRTNDPKIFAAGDIANKTKDAISAIADGHRAAKTIDHMLQKEGI